A single region of the Duganella sp. BuS-21 genome encodes:
- a CDS encoding GAF domain-containing protein encodes MTTGEQPAASAQRKRLRQVELLLEVSRRMAAYDTLDEILTALVEVTTEELGAERGTLFLNDAETGELFSRVAQGNIQREIRFLNHTGIAGHVFTTGEAVLIADAYADARFNRSIDEQTGFVTRNILCVPIKTVKGEVIGVSQTLNKRRGKFTRGDLELLEALTTQGTLALQSARFLESMKKIRRQEMEFIDVVSEVTADIKLGSLLQKVMGEATRLLNAERSTLFLNDDKTGELWSEVGQGLESLQIRLPNNAGIAGAVFTSGKTINIPYAYADLRFNPAFDKRTGYFTRSILCVPIVNKAGKIIGVTQVLNKRGGPFSAEDESRLRAFTAQISIALENAKLFADVQQMKNYTEAMLESMSNGVITLDSQEKIVTCNEAGLRILRTGAAAIIGRAAGEFFGAANTWMMEKLRQVEVNEAAEHLMDVELVLGEETRSVNLSVQPLLSMEKKRIGWMLMIEDISSEKRLRSTMSRYMDPGIADQMVANGAEMLGGKNVWATILFSDIRSFTTITEQLGAQGTVSMLNDYFTLMVDCIQREEGMLDKFIGDAIMAAFGIPVGHEDDPDRAVRTAIAMVNELRIWNQARAVEGKPPVEIGIGLNTDQVVSGNIGSKKRMDYTIIGDGVNLAARLESACKQYGARILISEFTYRALRGTYRTREVDIVVVKGKTRPVSIYEVLDYHTDDSYPFLQEAMGLFRNGLQSYRKRNWSGACRVFEEVVALNPRDQVAQLYVERCRHMAVNPPPEAWDGTFIMESK; translated from the coding sequence ATGACCACCGGCGAGCAGCCCGCCGCCAGCGCCCAGCGCAAGCGCTTGCGCCAGGTGGAGCTGCTGCTGGAAGTGTCGCGCCGCATGGCTGCCTACGATACGCTGGACGAAATCCTCACCGCCCTGGTGGAGGTCACCACCGAAGAGCTGGGCGCCGAGCGCGGCACGCTGTTCCTCAACGATGCCGAAACCGGCGAATTGTTCTCCCGCGTCGCCCAAGGCAATATCCAGCGCGAGATCCGCTTCCTCAACCACACCGGCATCGCCGGCCACGTGTTCACCACCGGCGAGGCGGTGCTCATCGCCGACGCTTACGCCGACGCGCGCTTCAATCGCTCCATCGACGAGCAGACCGGTTTCGTCACCCGCAACATCTTGTGCGTGCCGATCAAGACTGTGAAGGGCGAGGTCATCGGCGTATCGCAAACGCTCAACAAGCGGCGCGGCAAGTTCACGCGCGGCGACCTGGAGTTGCTGGAAGCGCTGACCACGCAGGGTACGCTGGCGCTGCAAAGCGCGCGCTTCCTGGAAAGCATGAAGAAGATCCGTCGCCAGGAGATGGAATTCATCGACGTGGTGTCGGAGGTGACGGCCGACATCAAGCTCGGCTCGCTGTTGCAAAAGGTGATGGGCGAGGCCACGCGCCTGCTCAACGCCGAGCGCTCCACGCTGTTCCTCAACGACGACAAGACCGGCGAGCTGTGGTCGGAGGTGGGGCAGGGCCTGGAGTCGCTACAGATCCGTCTGCCCAATAACGCCGGCATCGCCGGCGCTGTCTTTACCTCGGGCAAGACCATCAACATTCCCTATGCCTATGCCGACCTGCGGTTCAATCCGGCCTTCGACAAGCGCACCGGTTACTTCACGCGCTCTATCTTGTGTGTTCCCATCGTCAACAAGGCCGGCAAGATCATCGGCGTGACGCAGGTGCTGAACAAGCGTGGCGGGCCGTTCAGCGCGGAGGATGAATCGCGTTTGCGCGCCTTTACCGCGCAGATCTCCATCGCGCTGGAAAATGCCAAGCTGTTTGCCGACGTCCAGCAGATGAAGAACTACACCGAGGCCATGCTGGAGTCGATGTCGAACGGCGTGATCACGCTCGACAGCCAGGAAAAGATCGTCACCTGCAATGAGGCCGGGCTGCGCATCCTGCGCACCGGCGCCGCCGCCATCATCGGCCGTGCGGCGGGCGAATTCTTCGGCGCTGCCAACACCTGGATGATGGAAAAACTGCGCCAGGTGGAAGTCAACGAAGCAGCCGAGCACCTGATGGACGTGGAACTGGTGCTGGGCGAGGAAACGCGCTCGGTCAACCTCAGTGTGCAGCCGTTATTGTCGATGGAGAAGAAACGCATCGGCTGGATGCTCATGATCGAGGATATTTCCAGCGAAAAGCGGCTGCGTTCGACCATGTCGCGCTATATGGATCCCGGCATTGCCGATCAGATGGTGGCCAATGGGGCGGAAATGCTTGGCGGTAAAAATGTATGGGCCACCATTCTTTTCTCGGATATCCGCAGCTTCACCACGATAACCGAGCAATTGGGCGCGCAAGGCACGGTCTCGATGCTGAATGATTATTTCACGCTGATGGTCGACTGTATTCAGCGCGAGGAGGGCATGCTCGATAAATTTATCGGCGACGCCATCATGGCCGCATTCGGCATTCCGGTCGGCCATGAAGACGATCCAGACCGCGCGGTGCGCACCGCCATCGCCATGGTGAATGAATTGCGGATCTGGAATCAGGCCCGCGCTGTCGAGGGAAAACCGCCGGTGGAAATCGGTATCGGATTAAATACGGATCAGGTCGTGTCGGGGAATATCGGCTCCAAGAAGCGCATGGATTACACCATCATCGGTGATGGCGTGAATCTGGCGGCGCGGCTGGAGTCGGCCTGCAAGCAATACGGCGCGCGCATCCTGATCAGCGAATTTACCTATCGGGCCCTGCGCGGCACCTACCGCACGCGCGAGGTCGATATTGTGGTGGTGAAGGGGAAAACCCGGCCGGTCTCGATTTATGAAGTGCTCGATTATCACACCGACGATAGCTATCCCTTTTTGCAGGAAGCCATGGGTCTGTTCCGCAACGGGCTGCAGAGTTACCGCAAGCGCAACTGGAGCGGCGCTTGCCGGGTGTTCGAGGAGGTGGTGGCGCTGAACCCGCGCGACCAGGTGGCGCAACTGTATGTGGAGCGGTGCCGGCATATGGCGGTCAATCCGCCGCCCGAGGCTTGGGACGGCACATTTATCATGGAATCGAAGTGA
- a CDS encoding LysR family transcriptional regulator — protein MEIDPGDLLLFARIVECGSFSLAAERVQLPKSTVSRRITLLEGKLGERLLQRTTRKLVLTEFGASLLEHARKVADETEAAGALAQHRQGAPSGLLRVSMPADFANVATSAVLAAFLNRYPAISLELDLSPRRVDLVAEGFDLAIRMGNLPDDATLAARRITTSSLALYASPMYTNFRGLPEHPDDLFKHDLLSLPPRLNGLIRWHLLRGKTSWERELPVRLLANSPELLVRMAATGIGIGASTEAIARPYLQTGELVRVLPEWSFPQVTGWAVFPGRRLMPAKTRVFIDALEAAFATGAPAGM, from the coding sequence ATGGAAATCGACCCTGGCGACCTGCTTTTGTTCGCACGCATTGTTGAATGCGGCAGTTTCAGCCTGGCGGCGGAGCGGGTGCAGCTGCCGAAATCCACCGTCTCACGGCGCATCACGCTGCTGGAAGGGAAGTTGGGCGAGCGTCTGCTCCAGCGCACCACACGCAAGCTGGTGCTGACCGAGTTTGGCGCCAGCCTGCTGGAGCATGCGCGCAAGGTGGCGGACGAGACCGAGGCGGCCGGCGCGCTAGCGCAGCACCGGCAGGGCGCGCCGAGCGGTTTGTTGCGGGTGTCGATGCCGGCCGACTTCGCCAACGTGGCAACCAGCGCGGTGCTGGCCGCATTCCTGAACCGCTACCCGGCGATTTCGCTGGAGCTGGACTTGTCGCCGCGCCGGGTGGATCTGGTGGCGGAGGGCTTCGACCTGGCGATTCGCATGGGCAATCTGCCGGACGACGCCACGCTGGCGGCGCGGCGCATCACGACCAGCTCGCTGGCGCTGTACGCCTCGCCCATGTACACCAATTTCCGCGGCCTGCCCGAGCATCCCGACGATTTGTTCAAGCACGATTTGCTGAGTTTGCCGCCGCGCCTGAACGGGTTGATACGCTGGCATCTGCTGCGCGGCAAAACCTCGTGGGAGCGCGAGTTGCCGGTGCGCTTGCTGGCGAATTCGCCGGAGCTGCTGGTGCGCATGGCGGCCACCGGCATCGGCATCGGCGCCTCGACCGAGGCGATTGCGCGGCCGTATTTGCAGACGGGGGAGTTGGTGCGGGTGCTGCCCGAGTGGAGCTTTCCGCAGGTAACGGGCTGGGCGGTGTTCCCGGGACGGCGGCTGATGCCGGCCAAGACCCGGGTCTTCATTGATGCGCTGGAAGCGGCCTTTGCGACGGGGGCGCCAGCCGGCATGTGA
- the asd gene encoding archaetidylserine decarboxylase (Phosphatidylserine decarboxylase is synthesized as a single chain precursor. Generation of the pyruvoyl active site from a Ser is coupled to cleavage of a Gly-Ser bond between the larger (beta) and smaller (alpha chains). It is an integral membrane protein.), which yields MSDRLAVLPQYLLPKSALTNFAGWVAGAKWGNNTTRLIRWFVGRYNVNMDEALDPNIAHYKSFNEFFTRALRPDARPLADAAYVCPVDGRISQFGDINDDQIFQAKGHQFSTTALVGGDAQLAAQFQHGSFANLYLSPRDYHRIHMPIDGKLTRMIYVPGELFSVNPTTARGIPGLFARNERVVCVFDTAHGPFVMTLVGATIVGSMATVWHGVVNPPRLPQVTEWSYADQNIVLKKGEELGRFLLGSTVVMLFQRDVLKFNPAWQAAAPVQLGEEMAQLK from the coding sequence GTGTCCGACCGTTTAGCTGTTTTGCCGCAATATTTGCTCCCGAAGAGCGCGCTGACTAATTTCGCGGGCTGGGTGGCCGGCGCCAAGTGGGGCAATAACACGACGCGCCTGATCCGCTGGTTCGTGGGGCGCTATAACGTCAATATGGACGAGGCGCTCGATCCGAATATCGCCCATTACAAAAGCTTTAACGAATTCTTTACCCGCGCCCTGCGCCCGGACGCGCGTCCGTTGGCCGACGCCGCCTATGTCTGCCCGGTCGACGGCCGCATCAGCCAGTTCGGCGATATCAACGACGACCAGATTTTCCAGGCCAAGGGCCACCAGTTCAGCACCACCGCGCTGGTCGGCGGCGACGCCCAGCTGGCCGCGCAATTCCAGCACGGCAGCTTCGCCAACCTCTACCTGAGCCCGCGCGACTACCACCGCATCCACATGCCGATCGACGGCAAGCTGACCCGCATGATCTACGTGCCGGGCGAGCTGTTCTCGGTCAACCCTACCACCGCGCGCGGCATCCCGGGCCTGTTCGCCCGCAACGAGCGCGTGGTCTGCGTGTTCGACACCGCCCACGGCCCGTTCGTGATGACGCTGGTCGGCGCCACCATCGTCGGCAGCATGGCCACCGTGTGGCACGGCGTGGTCAATCCGCCGCGCCTGCCGCAAGTCACCGAGTGGAGCTACGCCGACCAGAACATCGTGCTGAAAAAAGGCGAGGAACTCGGCCGCTTCCTGCTCGGCTCCACCGTGGTGATGCTGTTCCAGCGGGATGTGCTGAAGTTCAATCCTGCCTGGCAAGCCGCCGCCCCCGTCCAGCTGGGCGAGGAAATGGCGCAGCTAAAGTAA
- a CDS encoding TonB-dependent receptor — MKPAIAIAVLSVCAVAQAEVERPKEAEMQKVEVKGSAAKYDARRDDTASKTVVSAEEIQKYGDTSVNDVLKRLPGITVGGAAGRPGGEIRMRGLGAGYTQILINGERAPAGFSIDSLAPDVIERIEVLRAASAEFSTQSIAGTINIVLKKALKSAQREVKFSQAKGSKSSSPSMSLQMSDKGVGTSYSLGANAWRFMSNRMTPTWETGADGDGVPKLSRASTWQDQGRGQGFNLSPRINWTLENGDTVTSQSFVNWNSFASNSHGRTTTAFGAGPDYDRTDNTYSNHNGFGRTDLNWVHKLGQGAKLDLKAAYSMARSSADSLQFAGSNGLPATLLRTVHGESQEQGWSTQGKYSLPYTFSTPAEGEPDATEHALSMGWDAGITDRDDSRVQRDADLPGSAPMNSDEGFSAKVTRLALYGQDEWNITPRWSIYTGVRWEGLETRADGGAIDAVQNRSSVFSPIMQTLFKLPNKKDQLRLAVTRTYKAPSTATLIPRKFSSINNSPTEPDRRGNPDLKPELALGLDASFEHYWGDGGLLSASASVRRIQNYTHQGLLYEDQRWISTSINDGRAETRGIELEAKFPVSALMDDAPKLDLRASVSRNWSRVDSVPGPDNRLDQQVPLSATLGVDYKTADGQVSTGSSFSFRNGGLARLSGTQGGYTSVRRDLDVYALWKLDQQNSLRVAVSNLLAQDYTTESLYSDANGSLNRRTVADGETQLRVTVEARF; from the coding sequence ATGAAGCCTGCCATCGCCATCGCCGTGTTGTCTGTGTGTGCCGTTGCCCAAGCCGAGGTGGAGCGGCCTAAAGAGGCGGAAATGCAGAAGGTGGAGGTGAAGGGCTCGGCCGCCAAATATGATGCGCGCCGCGATGATACCGCTAGCAAGACGGTCGTCAGCGCCGAGGAAATCCAGAAATACGGCGATACCTCAGTCAACGATGTGCTCAAGCGCCTGCCCGGCATTACCGTCGGCGGCGCCGCCGGCCGCCCCGGCGGCGAAATCCGCATGCGCGGGCTTGGCGCCGGTTACACCCAGATCCTGATCAACGGCGAACGCGCGCCGGCCGGTTTCTCCATCGACAGCCTGGCGCCGGACGTGATCGAACGCATCGAGGTGCTGCGCGCCGCCAGCGCGGAATTCAGCACCCAGTCGATCGCCGGTACCATCAATATCGTGTTGAAGAAGGCGCTCAAATCGGCCCAGCGCGAAGTGAAATTCAGCCAGGCCAAGGGCAGCAAATCCAGCTCGCCAAGCATGAGTTTGCAGATGTCGGACAAGGGCGTCGGCACTTCATATTCGCTGGGCGCCAACGCCTGGCGCTTCATGTCCAACCGTATGACGCCGACCTGGGAAACCGGCGCCGACGGCGACGGCGTGCCCAAGCTCTCACGCGCCTCCACCTGGCAGGACCAGGGACGCGGCCAAGGCTTCAATCTGTCGCCGCGCATCAACTGGACCCTGGAGAACGGCGACACCGTCACCTCCCAAAGCTTCGTGAACTGGAACAGCTTCGCCAGCAACAGCCACGGCCGTACGACCACCGCGTTCGGCGCCGGCCCGGACTACGACCGCACCGACAACACCTACAGCAATCACAACGGCTTCGGCCGCACCGACTTGAACTGGGTACACAAGCTGGGGCAGGGCGCCAAGCTGGACCTGAAAGCCGCCTACAGCATGGCGCGCAGCAGCGCCGATTCGCTGCAGTTCGCCGGCAGCAACGGCCTGCCCGCCACTCTGCTGCGCACCGTGCACGGCGAAAGCCAGGAGCAGGGCTGGAGCACGCAGGGTAAATACTCGCTGCCTTACACTTTCAGCACGCCGGCCGAGGGCGAGCCCGACGCCACCGAACACGCCTTGTCCATGGGCTGGGACGCCGGCATTACCGACCGCGACGACAGCCGCGTCCAGCGCGACGCCGACCTGCCCGGCAGCGCGCCGATGAACAGCGACGAAGGCTTCAGCGCCAAGGTCACGCGCCTGGCGCTGTACGGCCAGGACGAGTGGAACATCACGCCGCGCTGGTCGATCTACACCGGCGTGCGCTGGGAAGGCCTGGAAACGCGCGCCGACGGCGGCGCCATCGACGCCGTGCAAAACCGCTCCAGCGTGTTCAGCCCTATCATGCAGACGCTGTTCAAGCTGCCCAATAAAAAGGATCAGCTGCGCCTGGCCGTGACCCGCACCTACAAGGCGCCATCCACCGCCACGCTGATTCCGCGCAAATTCAGTTCGATCAACAACAGCCCGACCGAGCCCGACCGTCGTGGCAATCCAGACTTGAAGCCGGAATTGGCGCTGGGCCTGGATGCTTCCTTCGAACACTATTGGGGCGACGGCGGCCTGCTGAGCGCCAGCGCCTCGGTGCGCCGCATCCAGAACTACACTCATCAGGGTTTGCTGTACGAAGACCAGCGCTGGATCTCGACTTCCATCAACGACGGCCGTGCCGAAACCCGTGGCATCGAACTGGAAGCCAAGTTCCCGGTCAGCGCCCTGATGGACGACGCGCCCAAGCTCGACCTGCGCGCCAGCGTCAGCCGCAACTGGTCGCGGGTGGACAGCGTGCCCGGCCCGGACAACCGCCTGGACCAGCAAGTACCGCTCAGCGCCACCCTCGGCGTCGACTACAAGACCGCCGACGGCCAGGTCAGCACCGGCAGCAGCTTCAGCTTCCGCAACGGCGGCCTGGCCCGCCTGAGCGGCACGCAGGGCGGCTACACCTCGGTACGCCGTGACCTGGACGTGTACGCCTTGTGGAAGCTCGACCAGCAAAACAGCCTGCGCGTGGCTGTCTCCAATCTGTTGGCCCAGGACTACACCACCGAGAGCCTGTACAGCGACGCCAACGGCTCGCTCAACCGTCGGACCGTGGCCGACGGCGAAACCCAGCTGCGAGTAACGGTAGAGGCCCGCTTCTGA